Within Myotis daubentonii chromosome 13, mMyoDau2.1, whole genome shotgun sequence, the genomic segment GAGTCGGATCATCTTGTAACGATTCAGTCTCACGGCGTCGTGCAGGGGGGTATCTCCTTCCTAGAGAAGCAGAGTGAACACGCTGCGGGGGGTCCTGAGGACAGAGGTGGGTACGTGGGTACCGGCTTGGGGAGTAATTCCAAATCAACAAGGACTAAACTCTGACTACTCACTCGGTCTTTGGCGTTGAGGTCCGCCTCGCAGGCGATGAGATGCTCCGCGCACTCGTAGTGGCCCGTCCTCACCGCCACGTGCAGCGCTGTGCTGAGCAGCTGGGAGATTAAAGAACGAGGTGGATTTGCTGGGCGTGAAGACCAGGTTGTCCCAGACCCCGAGGCatgtgggggaccaggccagtgGCCACTATGGTACCCCACACACAGCATGGGCTCTCAGCAGATGGCAaaggtgggaggaggtgggaaatGAGGAATGGaaaggggcgggggagagggtgaAGAgggggaacagggagagagaaggaggaggggagagggagagggagaagagggggaacagggagagaggaggaggagaggagagggagaaggcggggggggggggtgtgcacgGGGGGCAGGCGCAGGGCTGCAAGAGGAGAAATACCTTATCCCGGGCACTGATTTTTGCTCCTTTATTCAGCAACAATTTTAAGACATCCACGTTTCCTCCACGGCTTGCCCAGTGGATGGCTGTAGATTCAAGCTATACCCGGAAGGTAAAAGGACATGACTTAAGGTAAAGAAGAACCTGGTCAGAGGAATTAGTGCGGACTCGGTGTCTAAGGCCCGGGAACACCTGCTTTGCTAGGGCATCTGGTAGCAGTGGTTGTCCCCGTCTAGATCCCCAATTCCAACTATTGGAGTTGGAGGCTCTTTGCCAAACATTTTAGCTAAACTTTTATGTGTGCGAACGGGAgtatgtgcatgcatatgtgtgcgTCTGTCATGTGCATCGTTAGGAGGCTGTTAatctaataaatatgtattaagaaGAATAAGAGCTACAACTTGATGAGAATTTCTCGTGCCAACATGTTGCTAGCCACCCTCGACTTGGTTGTCCTCCTGGCAACATTATGAGTGAGGTAGGTGCTACTGTGGTAAAATCAAGGCTCCACAGTAGTCATGTTTGctccccaaggacacacagctagtgAATGGCAGGATAGATATGCAAACCCACTTTTAATCACTTTTGCCAAATACGAAGACTCAAAAGTTCTAGAAAAAGTGTACTTCAAAATTCTGGCAGAGTAAAAGTGGTCCCTTCCAAAAGATTTTAACTTGCATCTGACACCTCTTCCTGTGCCCCTGTTATTTCTTATCTCCTGCCCGTCCTCATTTCTCCTTTGTGCTAGCATAGCTTCTGCACCTCGCCCGTCATCCCATGTGGTCACTGCATGCTGCACTTACTCAGAGAGGGCCCCCTTTGCTGCTCTGGTGGTTTGTCTCTGGCCTGTCAAATCCCACACTCATGAATGTTAGTGTCTTTCCAtgctaactttattttttgtttctttagttgTTCTTCTGTGTGTCTTTTGGGTTCAGTTTTGGCCAAATCCTTTGTACTCTTCATGTACCCTTTCCGCTTTGCTCTAAAGTCAAATTGAgctgcatttaaataaataaagcatttccCAGCTCAATTTCAGTTCATAAAATACGCTGTATGCTGGTCTTTGTAGAAATCACAGTGTTGAATTATTGAGGTCTGAAAAAGCAGCTGCTTTCCATAGATGCAATTCATTTAGTATGCAGTCTAGCCCCAAATCACGTCTACGGCAGTCAGCATCTATCATATAAGGCATGCAGCGAGAGAATTCTGATTCATTGCTGGCAGCCCAGGGGCCTCGAGCAGACTGCCGTGTATAATGGAAGGGCGGGGATGTTGAAAGGCGAGTGTCGACTGTATTACTTCTCAGTAATGCTACTGACTTGATAATGACCCAGCTCTCTGATGACGATATTGAATTCTGCTCAACAGCTTTCACTTCCTCCTTTTCCCTGGAACACTTCTCTCCTTTTCAGTCTGTATAGAAAATACTTTCCACATGACCTAGTCCCATCTCTTGTGTGGAGAAATAAGCTTTTGCCTAGTTCTCTCAGATCAATTTCCAATCCAATCAGCCCAGTGTTTCATTTTAGCTTTTCTCAAGCTTCATATAGTCTATACATTTTGGCTTATTTCCAAACTAAGAAATATATTCACCATATCACGGAATTCGACCTGTGCTCCAGCTTCCAGTAACTTCTCCACAATTGCCAGGTGTCCTTCCAAGCATGCTCTATGCAGAGCTGTCCGTTTATACTGTCAGAACAGAGATTAAAAGAGAGAAATGCATATAAAAATGTGCATAAATCCTTTCTAGTAGGTCTGAATCTGGGGACTCTGATGACTTAATTGATAGAAACTGGAGTGCTTCTTTatgaattaaaaatgttaaattcacTAAAATTGCAGAACTAGAACAATTATCCTGCAACTGAGATTTGTGCTTCCTGCAAAGTACATTTCTAAGTGCCTAGAAGTCTATCTACATAGGGGGACGTGACGTCTTGCAGGTTCAAGACGACTTTCCCTCTATTGTATTTTGCACCTTCCTTGTTGTGTGATATTTATCATGCAGATCAGACAGTTTTCTTTCATCTGGGACTGTTGGTAAGTTAAACATCGAAAAGTATTCcattcattttaagaaaatggGAGCACTCATTTTCAGTTCAACCTCAGAAGTGATTCCCTATTTACATTTCTGAATACAAAAAGGATTAGTGGTTTCTGTTAAATTGCCTTCATACCAATAGGTGAATTAGACTTATTAAAGCTGCAACAACTTTAGGCATGATTTCACGCCAGTGCCCTCCTTAgggataaggaaactgagattggggaaatgcaaatcaagtaGCGAAGTAGAGAGAGAGCTGGCACGTGAGCACTAGTCTCTGAATTTCCCACCTAGAGCTGATGTGTTTGGGTCCAGTCAGAGATGATGCTAAtaatatacagggtatccccccaaatgcatagacactttgaataattattaacgccaatgggttaaatctgtaaagaaagaaacatcaattgagctatcaggaaaaagtgtatatacattttgggggggggggcactctaTTTCTGCAAAGGTAGTTTGTTGGCCTGGCTTTATTCAACACCTATCCCAAGGATCTAAGAAGCTCAAGGCGAATGAAAAAGCCAGAAATATATGAGTCCAAAACAATTATTCAATCAATAGCACTAATCCAGGAttttgtgggggagagggggcgttTTTCTTTTGGACCACTGTACTCTTCTGTTATCCTGCTGACATATGTGGCAACAGCTGGGGAAAGCTGTTTCAGGTGGATTGATTTTTGGCACCATGTTAGCAAGGCTGCAGTAAAGCAGAAGAAACACAAAATGAATGAGCTGGGTTTTGCAGTGCTTTGTGTAAGCCTTACCTCATCACAGGCATCTGGATTGTTCTTGTCTGACAAGAATTTTTCTACTACTGGCAGTTTATTCTCCAGGGCAGCCTTCAGAAACCGAGGCACATCCACAGGTTCTGTCTAAAGCCAAAATAGGGCGAGAGTTACCCGTGAGCGTCCCAACATTCAATCACACCCTCCACAGGTTTATTCCCCCGGAGCACACACGCCAGACGTGTGAGACTATAAAGCCTAAAGCCCTTACGATGATTTCAGGTTCAGGTTCCTTCACAACCGGAACTTtagttttcctgtattttttctttttcttcagttgAATGATAAGTTCAAGGTCTTCTAAATTTTCAAGCTTTGATCTTTGTTCTAGTTTTTTCTTCTTgagctaaaaaaagaaaaccgtGTTTCAAAATATGTTGAGTTCTACTGACAAGCATTGTGGTTGTGTCTAAACAAAACCTGCGAGGTCTGAAATAAGTATGTATACTGCATGagcaaaagaatagaaaaaataagtCTTTGGTTTCAGTTTAGTCATTTCTTATTCGAGGATTTGGGGGtctgattttttaattaattgtctTCATCTTCACTTATCTTGCATGTAGCATCAGCTTTTGACTAATTGGAGATAGGATCTAGTCTCTAAGTCATGATTTTGTAATTGCTGCCATAAACCCCAGATTTCTGTCAAATTTTTTCATCAtactcaagaatttttttttttacccaaaatAATCTAATAATGAGTGCTGAGGTTTGAAATATCAATGCCAATCTCTTTCAGGTGGCCCAGTAAGCAGGGCCCATGAAACAGACTGTCCGAGGACTACAGCTAACTAATGCATGTTTTATCTGTCATTAGTAAGTAATGAAAATTCACCCAGGAACACAGATCTTAGCAACACAGATAGTAGACACAGTCAAAGAATGATCCTTAGACCACAAACCATGTTATTGAGAGAAAGGGGTCTCTCTTTCTTGGGATAAACTAGATGCATGTGACATCAGAAATTCACTGGACACATTTCTCTTTCCAAGTCTTTCAATCAGAACATGGTCAAAGAACCTTCGATCATTGATTCAGAGTCTGGAGGACATAGTCTCGTGAAAGAATTCATTCCCACAACGTATCCCATAGAAGTTGTCTCTTTACAGGGGTTCATATTTGGTATGAAACATCTTTGGCATGGtggcatttattttgtttctctctttgcttcttcctGCTTGGCATCACCTTTTCCCTATGCTATCCCTAACCTCCCACTAGGGGATCCCATGGAGGGTTCTTACCTCTGCCTCTCGCTGTTTCTCAATTTTCCACTGCTGCTCCGCAAGGCTCACTGAGTGGGCCGGCAGTGTTTTCAGGTCCTCGTGCTTTTCCAAAGTAACAGCAGCTTCATACTCTCCATCTGTGAAATCCTCAGGGAGGAACTCCCCAGTGTCCCCACCGCCATTCTTCTTCCCTGTGACCTACGAGGGAAGAAGATGGCAGGTCAGAGCAGCAGGGCTTGTCCTGGGGTCGTCCTCTGCGGAGGATGCTGCAGGAGGCCCCTGGTCCTCCTCCCTGGCAACAGCCGCCCCCGTGCAGCTGTCAGATCTCAGGTGTGACCCATTGCTGCGATGTTCCAGGACTACCTTCAGGTACTTGTCCTGCTGTCTTAGTTAAATCAAGGTTTAGGTTAGATTGATATGCTGAAATACACTTAATCCACTTAGTCACATTTCTCCTAGGAAAATCACAACCACCCcctctgaatatttaaaattccttCATTTTATTACTTATGATAACTCTTGGCCTTGAGTTGAAAAGTTTTCTGACACATGTTCTTGCCATAGAGCTTCTTCCCTAAGGCATTTTGATAATGACATGTGAGTGTACACTTTAGTGATAAAACCAAAAAGGAAAAGGTAATAAATAGGAAACATGTAGAAAAGTCATTGCTCCCAGCTCCATTTTTCCAGTGTCACTCATTTTATCACATAAACCAACCATTTTCCATATATGACATTTTCACTGTGCATTATGCCTgaaagaaaaaggacattttcattttcaaattaaaaccaaacgAGTTTTCATTGCATAAAAATAACATGTCTTACGTACCAGCTCTTCCACTTTCAGCATCATCATGTTGGCCTGAAGTTCGTCTGTATGTTTTTCTCCTGCGGAATGAATCCCTTCAGTCGGCCCTGCTGGGCTCCTCCACACGGGGCAGCTTATATAGCCAGGGCTGGGTGAGATAATCTTCCAACCTGGGAACCCAAgtaacacccccgcccccaccagtggccagctcagaggcaggtgAATTTTCGTTCCAGACTCAGTGTCTGGGAAGCAGAAGAGGGAGGAGATGACAGGCAACCCCACTGAATATGTGAATCAAGAGGAAATGTGAGAGGGCCATTCCTTTGGCAGTGACCACACCGCTCAGCAATGCCAGTCATCCTATTTATCGGGAAGCCAGGGGACAGCTGCCTGTTGATATTGCACCACAACACTGctcttttgcctcctttgtcagctTTCATATGACTAACTCtatcaggaaaatgtaaatacCCTGCACATCACACTCCCGGTAATAGCTTTCTGATAACCGGACTTATCAGCACTTCACTTGGGGGAAGTGTTACTTCAGGACATCCTATTCCCATGGGTAAACAGCCTGAGAGGAAAGGATCCGAGTCCGCACGGCCCTTGTCTATATCTGTTGGAATTCTCTGGAGTGATGTCTGGGGCTAAAAAGGCCCCATGACATGCCTTCTTGCCATCATTATAAGAAATTGAAAGCATTCAGTAATGCACTTTTGTTTTATGCCGTCATTGGCCATAATTAGCATATGACATGCTTACTACTGTCTTCTAAAACAGCATACTTACTGGAGcaatttttattcaaaaaagaTCCAAATGGTCCAGAGATAGATTATATGAAACCAGTTATTTGCAACGGTACGACCTCGATTAGGTCATAGAGCCAAAGTTCtcagatgctgtgggtaaaagaCTCCTATGGGAGCTTGTCGAAAATGCAGACCCCTGGGCCCCTCTTCAGAGCATCTGAGTTCATTTATGGTGAGCCCTAGGAATCTGTATTTACAAAGCACTCAGATCATTGGGATGCATCAAGGTTTGCGATGCATTGCCAGAGAAGCAAAGAGCTGTGCTTTGGGCAGGGATGTTTCAGGTTTCTCATCTCTGAGGTGTTAccttatgtaaaaatatttaggtCTCAtcctggctggcatgactcagtgattgGAGAGTCAGTCCTTGCACTGAAggatctcgggtttgattcccggtcaagggcaagtatctgggtgcaggctccatccctagccccagttggggcatgtgcagaaggcaaccagtcgtTTTTTGAGagagatgtctctctcacattgatgtttctctttcttttctctctctctctctctctctctctctctctctctctctctctctctctccctccctccctccctccctctctccccccctcctcccttccacgctctctctgaaaatctatagaaaaaatatccctgggagaggatatatatatatatatatatatatatatatatatatatatatatcttttaatagTTAAAGGAGAAATGGGTTACTATCTTCAAAGCCatttaaaacctatttttaaagcaaaagaaacaaaagaagagggaaagagtaTTAATGAGGGGAGTGCTAATTAGGATGTTATAGTGACCTTTCTGTGTCTACATGCCTTCAAACTTACCCACTCAACAAAACTGGCTGCCA encodes:
- the ANKRD1 gene encoding ankyrin repeat domain-containing protein 1, with product MMMLKVEELVTGKKNGGGDTGEFLPEDFTDGEYEAAVTLEKHEDLKTLPAHSVSLAEQQWKIEKQREAELKKKKLEQRSKLENLEDLELIIQLKKKKKYRKTKVPVVKEPEPEIITEPVDVPRFLKAALENKLPVVEKFLSDKNNPDACDEYKRTALHRACLEGHLAIVEKLLEAGAQVEFRDMLESTAIHWASRGGNVDVLKLLLNKGAKISARDKLLSTALHVAVRTGHYECAEHLIACEADLNAKDREGDTPLHDAVRLNRYKMIRLLIMYGADLNVKNCAGKTPMDLVLHWQNGTKAIFDSLKENSYKTSRIAAF